The Chryseobacterium nakagawai genome has a segment encoding these proteins:
- a CDS encoding Crp/Fnr family transcriptional regulator, giving the protein MLIKEELLMNYGAKIVNFTKGKYVFKENDDVVSYFQISTGTVKIVSEKKAGREFIHNISIQGDCLGALFLFLKHPYSVSAIAMENSRIIKLERLGFDLMLKDNPKILLDLYKYTAENMHYTYLMKGFASESPSEKITNLFNYLKKSKPPTDSYQVFLTRQQIASLTGLRVETFIRTIKKLQNLGILLVINRKIFY; this is encoded by the coding sequence ATGCTGATAAAAGAGGAGCTTTTGATGAACTATGGAGCTAAAATTGTAAATTTTACAAAGGGAAAATATGTATTTAAAGAAAATGATGACGTAGTCTCTTATTTTCAAATTTCAACAGGAACTGTGAAGATTGTCAGTGAGAAAAAAGCGGGTCGTGAATTTATTCACAACATTTCTATTCAAGGTGATTGTCTAGGAGCACTTTTCCTGTTCTTAAAACATCCATATTCTGTAAGTGCCATTGCAATGGAGAACTCTAGGATAATCAAATTGGAAAGATTGGGCTTTGATTTAATGCTAAAAGATAATCCCAAAATACTGTTAGATTTATACAAATATACCGCAGAAAATATGCATTATACCTACCTGATGAAAGGATTTGCATCAGAAAGCCCGTCAGAAAAAATAACGAATCTATTCAACTACTTAAAAAAATCAAAACCTCCGACTGATTCTTATCAAGTATTTCTCACCAGACAGCAAATTGCATCGCTAACAGGATTACGAGTGGAAACTTTTATAAGAACAATTAAAAAACTGCAAAATCTAGGAATACTCCTGGTTATCAATCGCAAAATATTTTATTAA
- a CDS encoding alpha/beta hydrolase: protein MKKIIMSMTALIVLATSFNMNAQTQKTKMEKIEVIKRNNPFGLVYDDAITENVKGKVNIHPVKYKLNGIDIAANVYTPANYDPSKKYAAITVAHPNGGVKEQTAGLYAQRLAEAGYITIAADASYQGASGGEPRHTDKPVYRTEDIHGMADFISQYPGVDINRIGAFGTCGGGGYTLKATQSDKRFKAVATLSMFNSGEVRRNGFMNSGLNTIQERLKQASDARAQEVAGGKIIYSGVASITDEEIQKTNTDLYREGYIYYYRTNAHPNSTFLYPTSNLLDLMTWDAADNMDLINQPLLMIAGGKADTKYMTDEAFQKAVNAKGKELFIIDGATHIQTYWRPEYVEKAVRKLTEFFGKNL from the coding sequence ATGAAAAAGATAATAATGTCAATGACTGCATTAATTGTTTTAGCAACAAGCTTTAATATGAATGCACAAACCCAAAAAACAAAAATGGAAAAAATTGAGGTAATCAAACGTAATAATCCTTTCGGACTGGTTTATGATGATGCAATCACAGAAAATGTAAAAGGAAAGGTAAATATCCATCCGGTAAAATATAAATTGAATGGAATTGATATTGCAGCCAATGTCTACACTCCGGCAAATTATGATCCTTCAAAAAAATATGCAGCAATCACTGTCGCACATCCAAATGGAGGGGTTAAGGAACAGACAGCGGGACTATATGCACAACGCTTAGCAGAAGCGGGTTATATCACCATTGCGGCAGATGCATCTTATCAGGGAGCAAGTGGAGGAGAACCCCGTCACACCGATAAACCCGTTTACAGAACAGAAGACATTCACGGAATGGCAGACTTTATTTCTCAATATCCCGGAGTTGATATTAATCGAATCGGAGCATTCGGTACCTGCGGCGGCGGTGGTTACACATTGAAAGCTACTCAATCGGACAAAAGATTTAAGGCTGTCGCTACTTTAAGTATGTTCAATTCTGGAGAAGTAAGACGTAATGGATTTATGAATTCTGGTTTGAATACTATTCAGGAGCGTTTGAAACAAGCTTCCGACGCAAGGGCACAGGAAGTAGCGGGTGGTAAAATAATATATTCAGGTGTGGCAAGTATTACCGATGAAGAAATTCAGAAAACAAATACGGATCTCTATCGGGAAGGTTATATTTATTATTATCGCACCAATGCTCATCCCAACTCTACTTTTTTATATCCCACCAGCAATTTACTGGATTTAATGACCTGGGATGCTGCGGACAATATGGATTTGATTAATCAGCCTTTATTGATGATAGCTGGAGGTAAAGCTGACACCAAATATATGACCGATGAAGCTTTTCAGAAAGCAGTAAATGCAAAAGGGAAAGAACTATTCATCATTGATGGTGCCACGCATATCCAAACGTATTGGAGACCTGAATATGTAGAAAAAGCAGTGAGAAAACTGACTGAATTTTTTGGAAAAAATCTATAA
- a CDS encoding MaoC family dehydratase, whose product MIIINNFIEYKAFEGQMVGFSDWHTIDQNQINRFAEATLDDQWIHINKERAEKEGPFKSTIAHGYLLLSLIPYLWKQIAEVRNVKMEINYGIENLKFGQAVTVGSDVKLQATVKSVTDLRRTIKVVVEAKLLIRNQSKPAYTGDVIFLYHFLEENNR is encoded by the coding sequence ATGATTATCATTAACAATTTTATTGAGTATAAGGCTTTCGAAGGACAAATGGTTGGGTTTTCTGACTGGCACACCATAGATCAGAATCAAATCAACAGGTTTGCAGAGGCAACCTTAGATGACCAGTGGATCCATATTAATAAAGAAAGAGCTGAAAAAGAAGGCCCGTTCAAATCTACTATTGCTCATGGCTATTTGCTTTTATCGCTGATCCCTTATCTCTGGAAACAAATTGCTGAGGTGAGAAACGTAAAAATGGAAATCAATTATGGAATTGAGAATCTTAAATTTGGTCAAGCTGTAACTGTAGGTAGTGATGTAAAACTTCAGGCAACTGTAAAATCTGTCACCGACCTCAGGAGAACCATAAAAGTAGTGGTAGAAGCAAAACTTTTGATAAGAAATCAATCTAAGCCCGCTTATACAGGAGACGTTATTTTTCTATATCATTTTTTAGAAGAAAATAATAGGTAA
- a CDS encoding cupin domain-containing protein: protein MKHQEVEKSKVYLISQIVEYISNSVVSKTILEKLPCNISALAFDEKEGLSEKTSPFDAFAQIIEGKAEIIIDGATYFMEEGECIIIPAHKSHSIKGNKRFKMIVTIIRSDN from the coding sequence ATGAAACATCAAGAAGTTGAAAAATCAAAAGTATATCTTATCAGTCAGATTGTGGAATACATATCGAATTCTGTAGTCAGTAAGACCATATTAGAAAAATTACCTTGCAATATCAGCGCTTTAGCATTTGATGAAAAAGAAGGATTATCTGAAAAAACTTCTCCTTTTGACGCATTTGCACAAATTATTGAAGGTAAGGCAGAAATTATTATAGACGGAGCCACTTATTTTATGGAAGAAGGTGAGTGTATTATTATTCCTGCCCATAAATCTCATTCTATAAAAGGAAATAAACGCTTTAAGATGATCGTAACAATAATAAGAAGCGATAATTAA
- a CDS encoding cold-shock protein has protein sequence MQQGTVKFFNEAKGFGFISPTDGSKDIFVHSSGLDTRSIRENDKVVFDVQKSDKGLNAVNVKLA, from the coding sequence ATGCAACAAGGCACAGTAAAATTTTTCAATGAAGCAAAAGGCTTCGGATTTATTTCTCCTACAGACGGGAGTAAAGATATATTTGTACATTCTTCAGGATTAGACACAAGATCAATCCGTGAAAATGATAAAGTCGTTTTCGATGTACAAAAGAGTGATAAAGGTTTAAATGCGGTTAATGTAAAACTGGCATAA
- a CDS encoding cupin domain-containing protein — MKQIVTLLLSILIVSSCCSKSTLERARTNIFPKGGKVTNNNFTGNVWLQMLGQDEQTLNTGVGNVTFEPGARTKWHLHPGGQIILVTDGIGYYQEKGQPKKILHKGDVIKCPANVEHWHGASENSYFVQIAVTDNKKGSVEWLQPVTEEEYHK; from the coding sequence ATGAAACAAATAGTTACATTACTTTTATCAATATTAATTGTATCAAGCTGTTGTAGTAAATCCACATTGGAAAGAGCAAGGACTAATATTTTTCCTAAAGGGGGAAAAGTAACCAATAACAATTTTACAGGCAACGTTTGGCTGCAAATGCTGGGACAGGACGAACAGACACTTAATACGGGTGTAGGCAATGTAACTTTTGAACCTGGAGCGAGAACTAAATGGCATCTTCATCCCGGTGGACAAATTATCCTTGTAACTGATGGGATAGGATATTATCAGGAAAAAGGGCAGCCGAAAAAGATTTTACATAAAGGAGATGTTATCAAATGTCCTGCAAATGTTGAGCATTGGCACGGTGCTAGTGAAAATTCATATTTCGTTCAGATTGCAGTCACTGATAATAAGAAGGGTTCGGTCGAATGGTTACAACCTGTGACAGAAGAAGAGTATCATAAGTAA
- a CDS encoding heme oxygenase, producing MKIIHLFHFKNSIFRKIPFFKEDDRMKSDVIELDIMNIEIVTEYIVKAHDSFTFENTSNTDLLSMCKKAQKTIEHYFVVRLE from the coding sequence ATGAAAATAATACACCTTTTTCATTTTAAAAACTCAATTTTCCGTAAAATCCCTTTCTTCAAAGAAGACGATAGGATGAAAAGTGATGTAATAGAACTCGATATAATGAATATTGAAATAGTAACCGAGTATATTGTTAAAGCCCATGATAGTTTTACTTTTGAGAACACATCCAATACTGATCTTTTATCAATGTGTAAAAAAGCCCAAAAAACGATAGAACATTACTTTGTCGTAAGATTGGAATGA
- a CDS encoding DEAD/DEAH box helicase, with protein MSFKNLNLINPIIRAVTEAGYSKPTEIQYTVIPHILAGKDIIGCAQTGTGKTAAFAMPILQLLKKYTPDHKEIRTLILTPTRELAIQIEENFAVYSKYLPLSQLSVYGGVPAGGQLAALRKRVDILVATPGRLLDLVNQRHIDLSKIEIFVLDEADRMLDMGFINDVKKVLKLIPQKRQTLFFSATMPSGIRKFAETILNNPVEVTVTPVSSTAQTVKQSVYFVEKRDKTGLLIDLLQNENMRRSLVFTRTKHIANKLVQQLEGVGIFAAAIHGNKSQTARQNALDDFKSSNIKVLVATDIAARGIDIDDLPHVVNYELPNIPETYVHRIGRTGRAGTEGTAISFCDTDERLDLKNIQKLIGFTMPVRSFYK; from the coding sequence ATGAGTTTCAAAAATTTAAATTTAATCAATCCCATTATCCGTGCTGTAACAGAAGCAGGGTATTCTAAGCCAACTGAAATACAGTATACAGTAATACCCCATATTCTTGCAGGAAAAGATATTATAGGATGTGCCCAGACAGGTACAGGAAAAACGGCAGCATTTGCAATGCCTATTCTTCAGTTGTTAAAAAAATATACCCCTGATCATAAAGAGATCAGAACATTAATACTTACACCGACCCGGGAATTAGCAATACAGATTGAAGAGAATTTTGCTGTGTACAGCAAATATTTACCTTTATCACAACTCTCTGTTTATGGAGGAGTCCCAGCGGGCGGACAGCTTGCGGCTCTTAGGAAAAGAGTAGATATTCTGGTGGCTACACCTGGCAGATTGCTGGATTTGGTTAATCAAAGACATATTGATCTTTCTAAAATAGAAATATTTGTTTTGGATGAAGCAGACAGAATGCTTGACATGGGGTTTATCAATGATGTCAAAAAAGTTTTAAAGCTGATTCCCCAGAAAAGGCAGACCTTATTTTTTTCGGCCACAATGCCTTCAGGTATAAGAAAATTTGCGGAAACAATTCTGAATAATCCTGTAGAGGTTACTGTAACTCCGGTATCTTCAACCGCACAAACGGTGAAACAATCCGTTTATTTTGTGGAAAAAAGAGATAAGACGGGTTTGTTGATTGATTTATTGCAAAATGAAAATATGAGGCGTTCACTGGTTTTTACCCGTACTAAGCATATTGCCAATAAGCTGGTACAGCAATTGGAAGGAGTAGGGATTTTTGCTGCAGCGATTCATGGGAACAAATCTCAGACCGCAAGACAGAATGCACTTGATGATTTTAAAAGCAGTAACATTAAAGTATTGGTAGCTACAGATATTGCAGCCAGAGGTATTGATATTGATGATCTTCCACATGTAGTAAACTATGAGCTTCCCAATATTCCTGAAACGTATGTTCACAGGATCGGAAGAACCGGAAGGGCAGGAACGGAAGGTACCGCTATTTCATTTTGCGATACCGATGAGCGCTTAGATCTTAAAAATATTCAAAAACTGATAGGATTCACAATGCCGGTCAGATCATTTTATAAATAA
- a CDS encoding beta-1,6-N-acetylglucosaminyltransferase, which translates to MQKSLYITRPHSQTTDLHSALQVRIAYFIMIHHKPDTFKEMFQKIYTRDQFYLIHIDRKAKAEFTEEIQLYLIHFPNVYILESMNIVSGGFSMIRAELNAMEYLLNVSHDWDYFINLSGEDSPLKSQNIIRQFLTVNNGRNYLFYYDQKFYRPDTLQRIQNHFTELTHKISSFIYKREFMKEVIPYIGGKWLILTRETCVFLTNNKRVMDFEDYYLHTLLPAESFFQTVLLNTAFSDIIVNDDKRAVIEKTFFSKDQYADNFIETLKSSNDLFIRKIDDKTNKNILKYINDTYLLPLPEINEVERELKRNDHDDKWS; encoded by the coding sequence ATGCAAAAGTCATTGTACATAACTCGTCCCCATTCCCAAACTACAGACCTGCATTCAGCTCTGCAGGTGAGGATTGCTTATTTTATTATGATCCATCATAAACCTGATACATTTAAAGAAATGTTTCAAAAAATTTATACAAGGGATCAGTTTTACCTTATTCATATCGACCGGAAAGCAAAAGCAGAATTTACAGAAGAAATACAATTATATTTAATACACTTCCCCAATGTGTATATTTTGGAAAGCATGAATATTGTGTCCGGAGGATTTAGTATGATCCGGGCTGAACTTAATGCGATGGAATATCTTTTGAATGTAAGTCATGACTGGGATTATTTTATCAACCTGAGTGGTGAAGACTCCCCACTCAAGTCACAAAATATTATACGTCAATTCCTTACCGTTAATAACGGAAGAAATTATCTTTTTTATTATGACCAGAAATTTTACAGGCCTGATACACTGCAAAGGATACAAAATCATTTTACAGAGCTAACCCATAAAATATCTTCATTTATTTATAAAAGAGAATTTATGAAGGAAGTTATCCCTTATATTGGTGGGAAATGGCTTATCCTTACAAGAGAAACCTGTGTATTTTTAACCAATAATAAAAGGGTAATGGATTTTGAAGATTATTACCTTCACACTCTTTTACCAGCTGAATCATTTTTCCAGACAGTACTCCTCAACACAGCCTTTAGTGATATTATTGTGAATGATGATAAAAGAGCAGTCATTGAAAAAACTTTTTTTAGTAAAGACCAATATGCTGACAACTTCATAGAAACTCTAAAATCCTCCAATGACCTTTTCATCAGAAAAATAGATGATAAAACAAATAAAAATATTCTAAAATATATTAATGACACTTATCTTCTTCCTTTACCTGAAATTAATGAAGTTGAAAGAGAACTTAAGAGAAATGATCACGATGACAAATGGTCATAA